A single window of Nicotiana sylvestris chromosome 3, ASM39365v2, whole genome shotgun sequence DNA harbors:
- the LOC104238805 gene encoding triacylglycerol lipase 1 produces the protein MEHTRALVALTMFLLSYATDSAGDFTAVSKLRRNSQVTGGLCAHLIEPAGFPCTEHSTETKDGYLLGLQRVSSRSTIVRGEMGPPVLLIHGLFMAGDAWFMNSASESLGFILAEQGFDVWVGNVRGTRWSHGHVSLSVKNKEFWDWSWEELALYDLAEMIRYANSITKAKILVVGHSQGTIMSLAAFTKPDIVEMVKAAALLCPISYLDHITTNFVLRLVKMRLDEIILGLGIHQLNFKSYMGTQIMDMMCEGHIHCDIWLSAITGKNCCFNDSRIDFYLEYEPHPSSSKNLHHLFQMIRKGNFAMYDYGMWRNLMHYKQPEPPEFDISQIPTSLPLWMGYGGNDALADVIDVQHTLKKLKRKTDLLYIEEYGHIDFLLSIRAKEDVYDDMIMFFNSVQKISSFK, from the exons ATGGAGCATACTCGGGCGCTTGTAGCACTTACTATGTTTCTCTTGTCTTATGCTACCGATTCCGCCGGTGATTTCACCGCCGTTTCAAAGCTCCGGCGAAACTCTCAAGTGACTGGAGGTCTATGCGCTCACCTCATAGAACCTGCTGGTTTCCCTTGCACAGAACACTCG ACTGAGACAAAGGATGGTTACCTCCTTGGACTTCAACGTGTGTCGTCTCGCTCAACAATTGTCAGAGGTGAAATGGGTCCTCCGGTCCTGCTCATCCATGGACTCTTTATG GCAGGTGATGCATGGTTCATGAACTCTGCTAGTGAGTCATTGGGCTTTATCCTTGCTGAACAAGGTTTTGATGTCTGGGTTGGAAATGTGCGTGGTACACGCTGGAGTCATGGGCATGTATCTTTATCagtgaaaaataag GAATTCTGGGACTGGAGCTGGGAAGAGTTGGCTCTTTATGATCTTGCCGAAATGATTCGATATGCAAATTCAATCACAAAAGCAAAAATTTTGGTTGTTGGACATTCACAG GGAACAATCATGTCTCTTGCTGCTTTTACTAAGCCAGATATCGTGGAGATGGTCAAAGCTGCAGCACTCCTTTGTCCTATATCATATTTAGATCATATCACCACAAATTTTGTCCTTAGATTGGTCAAAATGCGTCTTGATGAG ATAATTCTTGGATTGGGCATCCATCAGCTTAATTTCAAAAG TTATATGGGGACTCAAATCATGGATATGATGTGTGAAGGGCATATTCACTGTGACATCTGGCTCAGTGCTATTACAG GGAAGAATTGTTGCTTCAATGATTCACGGATTGATTTCTATCTTGAATATGAACCTCACCCATCATCCTCAAAAAACTTGCATCACCTCTTCCAGA TGATTCGTAAAGGGAATTTTGCTATGTATGATTATGGAATGTGGAGAAACCTCATGCACTATAAGCAACCTGAGCCCCCAGAATTTGATATCAGCCAGATTCCCACTTCATTGCCATTGTGGATGGGTTATGGGGGCAATGACGCATTAGCAGATGTCATAGACGTCCAACATACCCTAAAAAAGTTGAAGCGCAAGACAGATCTGCTTTATATTGAGGAATATGGTCATATTGACTTCCTCCTAAGTATAAGGGCAAAAGAAGATGTTTATGACGACATGATTATGTTTTTCAATTCTGTACAAAAGATAAGCAGTTTTAAGTAG
- the LOC138887387 gene encoding uncharacterized protein, giving the protein MNTVYALASEMSIPWLVGGHFNVIVDEEENFGGRHVSMNEVEVVRHCINTCNLTYLSFKESIYTWWNGRTDDDYIFKRLDRCLANLEFQQMWRGLEIIHLSKTGSDHCPLLISCDPNAASIKKSFRFLKFWLKHETFQDVVRENWKADFSGNLFHMFNHKLKN; this is encoded by the coding sequence ATGAATACGGTGTATGCACTAGCTAGTGAAATGTCTATTCCTTGGCTTGTTGGGGGACACTTTAATGTGATCGTTGATGAAGAGGAAAATTTTGGAGGTCGGCATGTATCAATGAATGAAGTAGAGGTAGTCAGACATTGTATAAATACTTGTAATCTCACTTATTTGAGTTTCAAGGAAAGCATATACACTTGGTGGAATGGTAGGACTGATGATGATTATATATTCAAGAGACTCGATAGATGTTTAGCCAATTTGGAGTTCCAGCAAATGTGGCGTGGATTAGAGATCATTCACTTATCTAAAACAGGCTCAGATCATTGCCCTCTCCTCATATCATGTGATCCAAATGCAGCATCGATTAAAAAATCATTTAGATTCTTGAAATTTTGGCTAAAGCATGAAACTTTTCAGGATGTTGTTAGAGAGAACTGGAAGGCTGATTTCAGTGGGAATCTATTTCATATGTTTAACCATAAGCTGAAAAATTAA